The proteins below come from a single Cloacibacillus sp. An23 genomic window:
- a CDS encoding PDZ domain-containing protein: MKKLLTTLILIFALTSTASAASLYTTTIMDVSAAQVQDALIEIFTGKNFTIDEVTPYTITFQKSFNDGVWLATKLNTVKCNLIERDGNVKLMVSQMELIGGQTLRKRSIDHLVPLLSEVKHVLDGTPIEEVHNEAVNQLPGSGNEREKELGLVLGENGEVTDVKPGSVAHGKIAIGDAILEINGMSLNGMDREAVKTYIANKWGSGASLILLVQHDGEKNFVTVKKGE; the protein is encoded by the coding sequence ATGAAAAAACTTCTAACAACTCTTATCCTCATCTTCGCTCTTACATCAACAGCTTCCGCCGCGTCGCTTTACACGACGACGATAATGGACGTGTCGGCCGCTCAGGTACAGGACGCCCTCATTGAGATTTTTACAGGCAAGAATTTCACAATCGACGAAGTGACGCCGTATACCATCACATTCCAGAAGTCATTTAATGACGGTGTATGGCTTGCAACGAAGCTCAACACTGTCAAATGTAACCTCATAGAGCGCGACGGCAACGTGAAACTCATGGTGTCTCAAATGGAGCTTATCGGTGGTCAGACGTTACGCAAGCGCTCGATAGACCACCTCGTTCCGCTGCTTTCAGAGGTCAAGCACGTGCTGGACGGCACGCCGATCGAAGAAGTGCACAACGAAGCCGTAAACCAGCTTCCAGGCTCCGGCAATGAGCGCGAGAAAGAGCTCGGCCTTGTCCTCGGAGAAAACGGCGAGGTCACCGACGTTAAGCCTGGCAGCGTCGCGCACGGAAAAATAGCCATCGGCGACGCAATCCTTGAAATCAACGGCATGAGCCTAAACGGCATGGACCGCGAAGCCGTAAAAACCTACATTGCCAATAAATGGGGCTCCGGTGCGTCGCTTATTCTGCTCGTCCAGCATGACGGCGAGAAGAACTTCGTGACGGTGAAGAAAGGCGAGTAA
- a CDS encoding site-specific integrase, with translation MAKAKLTQTFINNLTVPEKGYWINDEAMPGLRLYVGASGSKTYYISYKNAKGKKDSYKIGDEKLFTPIQARETAKKFLAEMAVDGTDIKRLRNKSQQPTIRELADKYLAAGGSQVTYSIVMRLTDFLDEIATNLTPLAVSTWRVKEKERTGNKDSSLNKKITSLRAILNFGVTNGLIEANPIANVRKLKEVDSKAKTRYLTEDERARLLAALDKYDDEQREGRARSRLHSNRRYLPSMEGWAFANYFKPVILLSLNTGIRRHALLSLRWDDIDLDAGTVTLRADTAKSKKAAVLPLNSTALNVLRRWHAQRVDGNPLVFPSPQTGGIMDNCDNSFRWLLREAGISNFRWHDMRHSFASQLVMAGVDLNTVRELMTHSDIKMTLRYAHLAPEKMREAVELLN, from the coding sequence ATGGCAAAGGCGAAACTTACTCAGACGTTTATCAACAATTTGACGGTACCGGAGAAGGGATACTGGATAAACGATGAAGCGATGCCGGGGCTTCGTCTTTATGTCGGCGCGTCTGGTTCCAAGACCTATTATATCAGCTATAAAAATGCGAAGGGAAAGAAAGACTCTTATAAGATCGGCGATGAGAAGTTATTTACGCCGATCCAAGCGCGCGAAACCGCGAAAAAATTCCTTGCCGAAATGGCTGTTGACGGCACTGACATCAAGCGGCTACGCAACAAAAGCCAGCAGCCTACAATTAGAGAACTTGCAGATAAATATCTTGCCGCAGGCGGCTCACAGGTCACGTATTCCATTGTTATGCGCTTGACTGATTTTCTGGATGAAATAGCCACAAACCTGACGCCGCTTGCTGTTTCTACTTGGCGTGTAAAAGAAAAGGAGCGCACCGGGAACAAAGACAGTTCGCTTAATAAAAAAATAACGAGCTTGCGCGCCATCTTGAATTTCGGAGTAACGAACGGCTTGATTGAAGCCAATCCGATAGCGAATGTGAGAAAACTCAAAGAAGTTGATTCAAAAGCGAAAACTCGCTACCTTACCGAGGACGAACGCGCACGGCTTCTTGCTGCTCTTGACAAATACGACGATGAACAGCGAGAAGGCCGCGCGCGTTCCAGACTGCACAGCAACCGGCGTTATCTCCCATCAATGGAAGGCTGGGCCTTCGCAAATTATTTCAAGCCCGTCATATTGCTCTCGCTCAACACTGGGATCCGCCGTCATGCTCTTCTCTCGCTTCGATGGGACGATATAGACCTTGACGCCGGCACAGTTACACTGCGCGCCGATACAGCAAAAAGTAAAAAAGCCGCCGTCCTTCCGCTCAACAGCACAGCGCTTAATGTCCTGCGTCGGTGGCACGCACAGCGTGTAGACGGCAACCCGCTGGTGTTCCCGTCGCCTCAGACCGGCGGCATAATGGATAACTGTGACAACTCGTTCCGTTGGCTGCTGCGCGAAGCCGGCATTTCAAATTTTAGATGGCATGACATGAGACATAGCTTTGCGAGCCAGCTCGTCATGGCGGGCGTCGATCTCAACACCGTGCGCGAGCTCATGACGCATTCGGACATCAAGATGACGCTGCGATATGCTCACTTAGCGCCAGAGAAGATGCGCGAGGCGGTGGAGCTGCTCAATTAA
- a CDS encoding ImmA/IrrE family metallo-endopeptidase produces MSADYEYVKFEARKLLAHCKIQAPPVYLSDICEHLNITLANHALGSRDAALMNSQLTDKVLIMVNPNKIRQRQRFSIAHEIGHYILEHPSVAFSGGDGYMQTPEEERQADIFAAELLMPERFLLHCWAIGKLDIQNVSRIFDVSKKAATTAVNFTYISHPELLDKQNRGYWEISYLLPINI; encoded by the coding sequence ATGTCCGCTGATTACGAATATGTTAAGTTTGAGGCTAGGAAGCTGCTAGCTCACTGTAAGATTCAAGCACCTCCGGTTTATTTGTCCGATATTTGCGAACATCTTAATATCACGCTTGCCAACCATGCGCTCGGTTCTCGCGATGCAGCACTGATGAACTCACAACTCACAGACAAAGTGCTGATTATGGTTAATCCTAATAAAATCAGGCAGCGTCAACGCTTCTCTATCGCGCATGAAATAGGTCATTATATACTGGAGCACCCATCCGTAGCTTTTTCTGGCGGCGATGGCTATATGCAAACCCCAGAGGAAGAACGCCAGGCTGACATATTCGCAGCAGAACTTCTTATGCCAGAGCGTTTTCTCTTACATTGCTGGGCCATCGGTAAATTGGACATACAGAACGTATCACGTATTTTCGACGTCTCTAAGAAAGCTGCGACTACGGCCGTAAATTTCACATATATAAGCCACCCTGAGTTACTGGACAAACAGAATCGTGGGTATTGGGAAATAAGTTATTTGTTGCCAATAAACATATAA
- the smc gene encoding chromosome segregation protein SMC: MYIDRLQLKGFKSFGGTHELLLSPGFTAIVGPNGSGKSNLLDALRWSLGDSTASRLRVNRQSGLLFLGSQSREAAKEAEVTLRLREDDRICTIKRRVTAPDGATSLFVDNERKTLAELDEVKRRWKLEGDRFAFIGQGEVQEVLKQSPSERRMRLETLFGIDVYRKKRMDAQNRLETVRGDYDQLRNLMGELSARRSEIAPEVERASQMRAILDSIDDDRRKLYWLRRAGCEETIARIAAELEAALASREGSVFWSRFWKSAGVRAEDKLTQASREHSQQKYELEQSRARFDALIKSGYASAANLRGAKARLAEARSEYEESKGNYSKLLEEQKKSIDDNKKAREEVEKARRAVEAVGKKWDAYNERMERTRREREEWNKEKARLDAELQKSRAKLGFLGRDLLELRNKKEQAPDGRKELDFQAKLLEEERDKLNGEQSALVKEHSELYALCQTLAAELQRAKREAGQLRSKLNDTADALQAGLYPAAVKHLLSAAKLKRLDADPRAVIDAFTAPASLASALEAYLGGRQFLLLVEDMEEAGRCINRLKQNAAGVASFLPLERARPRYPNKAFRLPSRGIVGWAVELIKIDEHWRPAIEHIMGDLLIVESYDAGKSLVRDGFRGPIVTVEGDVFQPGGTVSGGRSQKSGRVLEMKAQLAKLEEEYAKAAAAAESLSKKFKEAEDREMSVSEQKELYTRKIRELNGRIAVIEDQKETLAKEQRRAAGERGRILESIKAEGRNWASLLKAQDELEEKRDAASDVEDDHKLIEERESCRARLSVAEGALSSGFALMERVRGEVKSAEGKMRRLEEEIASLDASCVRERANLARVGGSCLEIHNRRKELLSGMEERGELYAKLERLRSFVAARRSSAEERMRGESEKFTLAQSKKNESERELAELVSTWEEQYPYPGAGHLPDGENADELRRRIRDGDRKIKAFGNVDMGVLSEDQSLKDRLAFLGEQLDDVRSSMTEIERLITEADAMAHKQFTEALVRVDGRFCDIFSKLLGGGEAHLTMTDGETIWNCGVEIEARFPGKHTQILSQYSGGECTLISISLLFATMEVAGSPLAVLDEVDAALDEANLRRFSELTKEYARNNKQILVMTHRRATMERADVLYGVTLQEKGLSQVVGVRLEDWS; the protein is encoded by the coding sequence TTGTATATAGATCGCCTTCAGCTTAAAGGCTTCAAGAGCTTCGGCGGCACGCACGAGCTGCTGCTGTCGCCCGGCTTCACGGCGATAGTCGGGCCGAACGGCAGCGGCAAGAGCAATCTGCTCGACGCCCTGCGCTGGTCGCTCGGCGACAGCACGGCCTCGCGCCTGCGCGTGAACAGGCAGAGCGGGCTGCTCTTCCTCGGCTCTCAGAGCCGCGAGGCCGCCAAGGAGGCCGAGGTGACGCTGCGGCTGCGCGAGGACGACAGGATATGCACGATAAAGCGGCGCGTCACCGCGCCCGACGGGGCGACGAGCCTCTTCGTAGACAACGAGCGCAAGACTCTAGCCGAGCTTGACGAAGTGAAGCGCCGCTGGAAGCTCGAGGGCGACCGGTTCGCCTTCATCGGGCAGGGCGAGGTTCAGGAGGTGCTGAAGCAGAGCCCCTCCGAGCGGCGCATGAGGCTTGAGACGCTCTTCGGTATAGACGTTTACAGAAAAAAGCGCATGGACGCTCAGAACAGGCTCGAAACGGTGCGCGGCGACTACGACCAGCTTCGCAACCTCATGGGCGAACTTTCCGCGCGCCGCTCCGAGATAGCGCCCGAGGTCGAACGCGCCTCGCAGATGCGCGCGATACTCGACAGCATAGACGACGACCGCCGCAAACTCTACTGGCTGCGGCGCGCCGGCTGCGAGGAGACTATAGCGCGAATAGCCGCAGAGCTGGAGGCGGCGCTCGCCTCGCGCGAGGGTTCGGTATTTTGGTCACGCTTCTGGAAAAGCGCCGGAGTGCGCGCCGAGGACAAGCTTACGCAGGCCTCGCGCGAGCACAGCCAGCAGAAGTACGAGCTCGAGCAGAGCCGGGCGCGCTTCGACGCGCTGATAAAATCGGGCTACGCATCCGCCGCGAATCTGCGCGGCGCGAAGGCCCGCCTCGCCGAAGCTCGTTCGGAATACGAAGAATCCAAAGGAAATTACTCGAAGCTTCTGGAGGAACAAAAAAAGTCCATAGACGACAACAAAAAGGCGCGCGAGGAGGTCGAGAAGGCGCGCCGAGCCGTCGAGGCGGTAGGCAAGAAATGGGACGCCTACAACGAGCGCATGGAGCGCACGCGCCGCGAGCGCGAAGAGTGGAACAAGGAAAAAGCGCGCCTCGACGCGGAGCTGCAGAAGAGCCGCGCGAAGCTCGGATTCCTCGGGCGCGACCTTCTCGAGCTGCGTAATAAAAAGGAACAGGCTCCGGACGGGCGTAAAGAGCTCGATTTCCAGGCGAAACTGCTCGAAGAAGAGCGCGACAAGCTGAACGGCGAACAGTCCGCTCTTGTAAAGGAACATTCCGAGCTCTACGCGCTCTGCCAGACCCTCGCCGCCGAACTCCAGCGCGCGAAGCGCGAGGCCGGGCAGCTCCGCTCGAAGCTCAACGACACAGCCGATGCGCTTCAGGCCGGGCTGTACCCCGCGGCGGTCAAGCACCTGCTATCCGCCGCGAAACTGAAAAGGCTCGACGCCGACCCGCGCGCCGTTATTGACGCCTTCACGGCCCCTGCATCGCTCGCCTCGGCGCTCGAGGCCTATCTCGGCGGAAGGCAGTTCCTTCTGCTCGTCGAAGACATGGAAGAGGCCGGGCGCTGCATCAACAGGCTGAAGCAAAACGCCGCCGGCGTCGCCTCCTTCCTGCCGCTCGAGCGCGCGCGTCCGCGTTACCCTAACAAGGCGTTCAGGCTGCCTTCGCGCGGGATCGTCGGCTGGGCCGTAGAGCTTATAAAAATCGACGAGCACTGGCGTCCCGCCATCGAGCACATCATGGGAGACCTTCTCATAGTCGAATCCTACGATGCGGGAAAATCGCTTGTGCGCGACGGCTTCCGCGGCCCGATAGTCACCGTCGAGGGCGACGTATTCCAGCCCGGCGGCACGGTCAGCGGAGGCCGCAGCCAGAAGAGCGGGCGCGTGCTCGAGATGAAGGCGCAGCTTGCGAAGCTTGAGGAAGAATACGCGAAGGCCGCCGCCGCAGCCGAGAGCCTTTCGAAAAAATTCAAAGAGGCCGAGGACAGGGAAATGTCCGTATCGGAGCAGAAAGAGCTGTACACGCGCAAGATACGCGAACTAAACGGCAGGATAGCCGTCATAGAAGATCAGAAAGAGACGCTGGCAAAAGAGCAGCGCCGCGCGGCCGGCGAACGCGGACGCATCCTCGAGTCGATAAAGGCCGAAGGGCGAAACTGGGCTTCGCTGCTCAAGGCGCAGGACGAGCTCGAAGAAAAGCGCGACGCCGCCTCCGACGTCGAGGACGACCACAAACTCATAGAAGAGCGCGAGAGCTGCCGCGCTCGGCTCTCCGTAGCTGAGGGCGCGCTCTCGTCCGGCTTCGCGCTGATGGAGCGCGTGCGCGGCGAGGTCAAAAGCGCCGAAGGCAAGATGCGCCGCCTCGAAGAGGAGATAGCGTCGCTCGACGCGAGCTGCGTGCGCGAGCGCGCGAACCTCGCGCGCGTCGGCGGAAGCTGCCTCGAGATACACAACCGCCGCAAAGAACTTCTCTCAGGAATGGAAGAACGCGGCGAGCTATACGCTAAGCTCGAAAGACTCAGGAGCTTCGTAGCGGCGCGCCGCTCTTCCGCCGAAGAGCGGATGCGCGGGGAATCGGAGAAATTCACGCTCGCGCAGTCGAAGAAAAACGAATCGGAGCGCGAACTCGCGGAGCTCGTATCGACATGGGAGGAGCAGTACCCGTACCCCGGCGCCGGGCATCTGCCCGATGGCGAAAACGCCGACGAACTGCGCCGCCGGATACGCGACGGCGACCGCAAAATAAAAGCCTTCGGAAACGTCGATATGGGCGTTTTGTCGGAAGACCAGAGCCTGAAAGACAGGCTCGCCTTCCTCGGCGAGCAGCTCGACGACGTGCGCTCGAGCATGACCGAGATAGAACGCCTCATAACCGAAGCCGACGCGATGGCGCACAAACAGTTCACCGAGGCTCTGGTGCGCGTGGACGGACGCTTCTGCGACATATTCAGCAAACTGCTCGGCGGCGGCGAGGCGCACCTCACGATGACCGACGGCGAGACGATATGGAACTGCGGCGTCGAGATAGAGGCGCGCTTCCCCGGCAAGCATACTCAGATACTGAGCCAGTACTCGGGCGGCGAATGCACGCTGATTTCGATTTCGCTTCTCTTCGCGACGATGGAGGTCGCCGGCTCGCCGCTCGCCGTGCTCGACGAGGTGGACGCCGCGCTTGACGAAGCGAACCTGCGCCGCTTCAGCGAGCTGACGAAAGAATACGCGCGCAACAACAAGCAGATACTCGTCATGACGCACCGCCGCGCAACGATGGAGCGCGCCGACGTGCTCTACGGCGTGACGCTTCAGGAAAAAGGGCTCTCGCAGGTCGTAGGCGTGCGGCTCGAGGACTGGTCGTAA
- a CDS encoding methyltransferase domain-containing protein: MEADSLMNGALRLEQPDEKSGLRVNVDTILLAHFTRPKPGEKVLEIGCAHGAVALILAKRSALLRPRGFGVTGVDIRPDLVELARANAERNGLKAEFIAADVREYKKIAPPQSFDRIAVNPPYDEAESSRRSPSDGRAAALHGSCCTLEDVIRAAHYLLKNRGRLDLVMRADRAGALFALLDRYKTPPKTMRCVHPKPGERASVVLVEAMRAGSSGLTVEPPLFIRGEDGEETPELKAAYEIL, encoded by the coding sequence ATGGAAGCCGACAGCCTGATGAACGGCGCGCTGCGCCTGGAACAGCCGGACGAAAAAAGCGGCCTGCGCGTAAACGTCGATACGATACTCCTGGCCCACTTCACGCGGCCGAAGCCCGGAGAAAAAGTTCTGGAAATAGGCTGCGCGCACGGCGCGGTGGCGCTGATACTCGCGAAACGAAGCGCTCTGCTCCGGCCGCGCGGCTTCGGCGTGACAGGCGTGGACATACGCCCCGATCTCGTGGAGCTTGCGCGCGCCAACGCGGAGCGCAACGGCCTCAAAGCCGAATTCATCGCGGCCGACGTGCGAGAATACAAAAAAATCGCGCCGCCGCAGAGCTTCGACAGGATAGCCGTCAATCCGCCCTACGACGAAGCGGAAAGCAGCCGCCGCAGCCCGAGCGACGGGCGCGCCGCGGCGCTCCACGGCTCGTGCTGCACTCTCGAAGACGTAATCAGAGCGGCCCACTATCTTCTGAAAAACAGGGGCCGCCTCGACCTCGTGATGCGCGCGGACAGGGCGGGCGCGCTATTCGCGCTGCTCGACCGGTACAAGACGCCGCCGAAGACGATGCGCTGCGTCCACCCGAAGCCAGGCGAGCGCGCGTCCGTCGTACTCGTCGAGGCGATGCGCGCAGGCAGTAGCGGACTCACGGTGGAGCCGCCGCTCTTCATCCGCGGCGAAGACGGCGAAGAAACGCCTGAGCTCAAGGCCGCCTACGAGATTTTATGA
- a CDS encoding DUF1828 domain-containing protein — protein sequence MTDVIGLQEEISRNLNTQIEIENRGIDAFQVFTPFVLGDGDELKIILKRTGDTWRLTDEGHTLMYLSYQDIGLENNTRAEVMDRILKSHFMKDEDGRLVLDGIRTPQDIVDSIFTFSQGLLKIGDISMWKIERAKSKYTENFKSCITEGVKGRCVMFSYQSVEYDPGGMYPIDCCVRLRTGRPAYIFSATSTDKANWTAAAIYFFEKKQPYVPSCAVLQGKISGKPLLRLEDAADKVFQTPQNAAERLDTFLLKYENAA from the coding sequence ATGACGGACGTTATAGGACTTCAAGAAGAAATATCGCGTAACCTCAACACGCAGATCGAAATAGAGAACCGCGGCATCGACGCTTTTCAGGTGTTCACACCGTTTGTTTTGGGCGACGGGGACGAGCTGAAAATTATCCTCAAGCGCACTGGCGACACGTGGAGGCTCACTGACGAGGGGCACACCTTGATGTATCTCAGCTATCAGGATATAGGCCTCGAAAACAACACTCGCGCCGAGGTAATGGATAGGATCCTAAAATCCCACTTCATGAAGGACGAGGACGGGCGTCTGGTGCTCGACGGCATTAGGACGCCGCAGGATATTGTCGATTCTATTTTCACGTTTTCACAGGGGCTGTTGAAAATCGGCGATATATCCATGTGGAAGATAGAGCGCGCGAAAAGCAAGTATACAGAGAACTTCAAGTCCTGCATTACGGAGGGCGTCAAGGGCCGCTGCGTAATGTTTTCATACCAAAGTGTGGAATACGACCCGGGCGGCATGTATCCAATTGACTGCTGCGTGAGGTTGAGAACGGGGCGTCCGGCGTATATCTTCAGCGCCACTTCTACAGATAAGGCCAACTGGACGGCGGCGGCTATCTATTTTTTTGAGAAAAAGCAACCGTATGTCCCAAGTTGCGCCGTTTTACAGGGCAAAATATCCGGCAAGCCGCTGCTTCGCCTTGAAGACGCTGCGGACAAAGTCTTTCAAACCCCGCAGAACGCGGCCGAGCGCCTAGACACGTTTCTGCTTAAATACGAGAATGCGGCGTAG
- the rsmI gene encoding 16S rRNA (cytidine(1402)-2'-O)-methyltransferase, with product MPLIVIPTPVGNLGDMTLRGLEELRAADVIACEDTRHTLRLLNHFGIKKPLLSCHEHNERERAAEIMRRVEAGERVALVSDAGTPGLSDPGAAVVRAAIERGLPFDVLPGANALLPALLIAGIGMESFVFVGFLKGKKDEKFKRLAELKNLRETLVFYAAPHHLKDDLALMAQSLGDRRAVLVREISKIHQERIEGTLASFCDTMPEDKIRGEFVCVVEGASEETPEADGADWREEAAALVSSGVSTKAAAEEIASRFGVQKNSVKKFIIENCIREA from the coding sequence GTGCCTCTGATAGTGATACCGACGCCGGTCGGCAACCTCGGCGACATGACGTTGCGCGGCCTCGAAGAGCTGCGCGCCGCCGACGTGATAGCCTGCGAGGACACGCGCCACACTCTGCGGCTGCTCAACCACTTCGGCATAAAAAAGCCGCTGCTTTCATGCCACGAGCATAACGAGCGCGAGCGCGCCGCCGAAATAATGCGCCGCGTCGAGGCCGGCGAGCGCGTCGCTCTCGTCTCGGACGCCGGAACGCCGGGACTCTCCGACCCCGGAGCCGCCGTCGTGCGGGCCGCGATAGAGCGCGGACTGCCCTTCGACGTGCTGCCCGGCGCGAACGCGCTGCTTCCCGCGCTGCTCATCGCGGGGATAGGCATGGAGTCATTCGTTTTCGTAGGCTTTCTCAAAGGCAAAAAAGACGAAAAGTTCAAACGCCTCGCGGAGCTGAAAAATCTGCGAGAGACGCTCGTATTCTACGCCGCGCCGCATCACCTGAAGGACGACCTCGCGCTCATGGCGCAGTCCCTCGGAGACCGCCGCGCCGTGCTCGTGCGCGAGATAAGCAAAATCCACCAGGAGCGCATAGAAGGGACGCTCGCCTCCTTTTGTGATACAATGCCGGAGGATAAGATACGCGGCGAGTTCGTCTGCGTCGTCGAGGGCGCTTCGGAGGAAACCCCGGAAGCGGACGGCGCGGACTGGCGCGAAGAGGCCGCGGCGCTCGTCTCATCAGGCGTCTCGACGAAAGCCGCCGCAGAAGAGATAGCGTCCCGCTTCGGCGTACAGAAAAACAGCGTAAAAAAATTTATCATAGAAAATTGCATCAGGGAGGCATAA
- the metG gene encoding methionine--tRNA ligase, giving the protein MSGKPFYITTPIYYVNDVPHIGHAYTTIAADVLSRWHKSGGDDSYFLTGTDEHGQKIQTVAEKKGITPIELCNEVVQNFERLWKALNIQNDDFIRTTQPRHEKVVQEIFRRLMASGDIYKGEYEGWYCVPCETYVPEAQMAEGQTCPDCHRPLTKMTEETYFFRLSKYAGPLIKFYEEHPDAIMPKERYNEVVSFIKSGLRDQSISRTTLKWGIPLPGDEKHVIYVWFDALINYLSALGYPEPGEKWEKYWPAARHLVGKDIIRFHCVIWPAMLLALGLNPPVRVFAHGWWTVEGEKMSKSLGNVVDPFEMETLYGVDPFRYFLLREVPFGHDGDFSELALVQRINSDLANDLGNLLSRSLQMIDKYREGMLPAFGAQTELDKEIETLGEKTVADMDALLDRFAFDDALKALWAFVSRANKYIDETEPWKLGREGDVERLDAVLRTLWEALRLSAVLVAPFMPDTAARIWSQLGLEGEPGAGARAAWKWGEGGEGIKVNRSGILFPRIDIEKWKKEKEQRDLEKRAKLDPTAFFKYQEPKPQIEYDDFAKLDLRVALVEKVEVVPKADKLYVLNLDLGNEKRVIVSSIRENYKPEELEGKKIIVLCNLKPAKFRGVQSNGMLLAAESPESRYEVLTLLTVMDDSIPAGSRIS; this is encoded by the coding sequence ATGTCAGGTAAACCATTTTATATCACGACGCCGATATACTACGTCAACGACGTGCCGCACATAGGCCACGCCTACACGACTATAGCGGCGGACGTACTGAGCCGCTGGCATAAATCCGGCGGAGACGACAGCTATTTCCTCACGGGGACCGACGAGCACGGCCAGAAGATACAGACCGTTGCGGAGAAAAAGGGCATAACCCCGATCGAACTTTGCAACGAAGTCGTGCAGAACTTCGAACGCCTCTGGAAAGCGCTCAACATTCAGAACGACGACTTCATACGCACCACGCAGCCGCGCCATGAAAAGGTCGTTCAGGAGATATTCCGCCGCCTTATGGCTTCCGGCGACATCTACAAAGGCGAATACGAGGGCTGGTACTGCGTGCCCTGCGAGACCTACGTGCCCGAGGCGCAGATGGCCGAAGGGCAGACCTGCCCCGACTGCCACAGGCCGCTCACGAAAATGACGGAAGAGACCTACTTCTTCCGCCTCTCCAAATACGCCGGGCCGCTGATCAAATTCTACGAAGAACATCCCGACGCGATAATGCCGAAGGAGCGCTACAACGAAGTCGTCAGCTTCATCAAAAGCGGCCTGCGCGACCAGTCAATCTCGCGCACGACGCTCAAGTGGGGAATACCTCTCCCCGGCGACGAGAAGCACGTCATCTACGTATGGTTCGACGCGCTCATCAACTACCTGTCGGCGCTCGGCTATCCGGAACCAGGCGAAAAATGGGAAAAATACTGGCCCGCCGCCCGCCACCTCGTCGGCAAGGACATCATCCGCTTCCACTGCGTGATATGGCCCGCGATGCTCCTCGCCCTCGGCCTCAACCCGCCCGTGCGCGTATTCGCACACGGCTGGTGGACCGTCGAAGGCGAAAAAATGTCGAAATCGCTCGGCAACGTCGTAGACCCGTTCGAGATGGAGACCCTCTACGGAGTGGACCCGTTCCGCTACTTCCTGCTGCGTGAAGTGCCCTTCGGACACGACGGCGACTTCTCAGAGCTCGCGCTCGTACAGCGTATCAACTCCGACCTGGCGAACGACCTAGGCAACCTGCTCTCGCGCTCGCTTCAGATGATCGACAAATACCGCGAAGGGATGCTCCCCGCATTCGGAGCGCAGACCGAGCTCGACAAAGAAATCGAAACGCTCGGCGAAAAGACAGTCGCCGACATGGACGCGCTGCTCGACCGCTTCGCTTTCGACGACGCGCTCAAAGCCCTCTGGGCCTTCGTGAGCCGCGCGAACAAATACATCGACGAGACGGAGCCCTGGAAACTCGGACGCGAAGGCGACGTCGAACGCCTCGACGCCGTGCTCCGCACGCTCTGGGAAGCGCTGCGCCTCTCCGCGGTGCTCGTCGCTCCGTTCATGCCCGACACCGCCGCGCGCATATGGAGCCAGCTCGGCCTCGAAGGAGAGCCCGGCGCAGGCGCGCGCGCCGCATGGAAATGGGGAGAAGGCGGCGAAGGAATCAAAGTCAACCGCAGCGGGATACTCTTCCCTCGCATCGACATAGAAAAGTGGAAAAAGGAAAAAGAGCAGCGCGACCTCGAAAAGCGCGCTAAGCTCGACCCGACCGCCTTTTTCAAATATCAGGAACCGAAGCCGCAGATAGAATACGACGACTTTGCGAAACTCGACCTCCGTGTCGCTCTCGTAGAAAAAGTCGAAGTCGTGCCGAAGGCCGACAAGCTCTACGTGCTGAACCTCGACCTCGGCAACGAGAAGCGCGTGATAGTCTCGAGCATCCGCGAGAACTACAAGCCAGAAGAGCTAGAAGGCAAAAAAATAATAGTCCTCTGCAACCTCAAGCCCGCGAAATTCCGCGGCGTCCAGAGCAACGGAATGCTCCTAGCCGCCGAAAGCCCAGAAAGCCGCTACGAAGTCCTTACCCTCCTAACGGTAATGGACGACTCGATACCGGCGGGCAGCAGGATAAGCTAG